Proteins from one Ramlibacter sp. PS4R-6 genomic window:
- a CDS encoding response regulator transcription factor, protein MSLIPKKGTVYVVDDDEAVRDSLQWLLEGKDYRVRCFDSAESFLARYDPREVACLIVDVRMSGMTGLELQDRLLERKSPLPVVFITGHGDVPMAVNTMKKGAMDFIQKPFKEDELVSLVERMLEHAKGAFAEYQSAASRDALLSKLTSREAQVLERIVAGRLNKQIADDLGISIKTVEAHRANIMEKLNANTVADLLKIALGQNAPKAAAPT, encoded by the coding sequence ATGAGCCTGATCCCGAAAAAGGGAACGGTCTACGTGGTGGACGACGACGAGGCCGTCCGCGACTCGTTGCAATGGCTGCTCGAGGGCAAGGACTACCGCGTCCGCTGCTTCGATTCCGCCGAATCCTTCCTGGCCCGCTACGACCCGCGCGAGGTCGCCTGCCTGATCGTCGACGTGCGCATGAGCGGCATGACCGGCCTGGAGCTGCAGGACCGCCTGCTGGAGCGCAAGTCGCCCCTGCCCGTCGTCTTCATCACCGGCCACGGCGACGTGCCCATGGCCGTGAACACGATGAAGAAGGGCGCCATGGATTTCATCCAGAAGCCCTTCAAGGAAGACGAGCTGGTGAGCCTGGTCGAGCGCATGCTCGAACACGCCAAGGGCGCCTTCGCCGAGTACCAGAGCGCCGCCAGCCGCGACGCGCTGCTGTCCAAGCTCACGAGCCGTGAAGCCCAGGTGCTCGAGCGCATCGTCGCCGGCCGCCTGAACAAGCAGATCGCCGACGACCTCGGCATCAGCATCAAGACGGTGGAGGCGCACCGCGCCAACATCATGGAAAAGCTCAACGCGAACACGGTCGCCGACCTGCTGAAGATCGCGCTGGGCCAGAACGCACCCAAGGCCGCCGCGCCCACCTGA
- a CDS encoding bifunctional 5,10-methylenetetrahydrofolate dehydrogenase/5,10-methenyltetrahydrofolate cyclohydrolase, translated as MAAQLIDGNALARQIRAEVAGRTQALKARGVQPHLSIILVGEDPASVVYTKHKVNDSTETGLSATLERYPDTMAEAELLARIRTLNADPKVHGILVQLPLPKHMDAHKVIETISPAKDVDGFHVQSAGALLTGLPGFLSCTPYGCMKLIETTGIDLRGKNAVVIGRSNNVGKPMALMLLGKDATVTMCHSRTKDLKAHTLMADVVVAAVGKRNVLTKDMVKPGAVVIDVGMNRNDEGKLCGDVDFDGVKEVAGWITPVPGGVGPMTRAMLLVNTLEAAERASQ; from the coding sequence ATGGCTGCGCAACTCATCGACGGCAACGCGCTTGCCAGGCAGATCCGCGCCGAAGTCGCGGGGCGGACGCAGGCGCTGAAGGCGCGCGGCGTCCAGCCGCATTTGTCGATCATCCTCGTGGGAGAAGACCCGGCCAGCGTGGTCTACACGAAGCACAAGGTCAACGACAGCACCGAGACGGGCCTGTCGGCGACGCTCGAGCGCTATCCCGACACGATGGCCGAAGCCGAGCTCCTCGCGCGTATCCGCACGCTGAACGCCGACCCGAAGGTCCACGGCATCCTGGTGCAACTGCCCTTGCCGAAGCACATGGACGCGCACAAGGTCATCGAGACGATCTCGCCCGCGAAGGACGTCGACGGCTTCCATGTGCAAAGCGCCGGCGCCCTGCTGACCGGCCTGCCGGGCTTCCTGTCTTGCACACCCTACGGCTGCATGAAGTTGATCGAAACCACCGGCATCGACCTGCGCGGCAAGAACGCGGTGGTGATCGGCCGCAGCAACAATGTCGGCAAACCCATGGCCCTGATGCTCCTGGGAAAAGACGCCACGGTGACGATGTGCCACAGCCGCACGAAGGACCTGAAGGCGCACACGCTCATGGCGGACGTCGTCGTGGCCGCCGTCGGCAAACGCAACGTGCTGACGAAGGACATGGTCAAGCCGGGCGCCGTCGTGATCGACGTCGGCATGAACCGCAACGACGAGGGCAAGCTCTGCGGTGACGTGGACTTCGACGGCGTGAAGGAAGTCGCGGGCTGGATCACGCCCGTCCCCGGTGGCGTGGGCCCGATGACCCGCGCCATGCTGCTCGTCA